The following proteins come from a genomic window of Alosa sapidissima isolate fAloSap1 chromosome 20, fAloSap1.pri, whole genome shotgun sequence:
- the LOC121694044 gene encoding sorting nexin-12-like isoform X2, with protein sequence MSEPTVADTRRLNSKPQDLTDAYGPPSNFLEIDVYDPQTVGVGRNRFTTYEVRMRTNLPIFKTKDTCVRRRYSDFEWLKNELERDSKIVVPPLPGKALKRQLPFRGDEGIFEDSFIEERRVGLEQFINRIAGHPLAQNERCLHMFLQDESIDRNYIPGKVRQ encoded by the exons ATGTCTGAACCCACTGTTGCTGACACGCGCCGTTTAAATAGCAAACCCCAAGATCTTACCGATGCATATGGCCCCCCTAGCAACTTTCTTGAAATTGATGTCTATGATCCGCAGACTGTTGGAGTAGGCCGGAACCGTTTCACCACTTATGAAGTACGAATGCGG ACAAACCTGCCAATCTTCAAAACGAAGGACACTTGCGTCCGGAGGCGATACAGTGACTTTGAGTGGTTGAAGAATGAGCTTGAGAGAGATAGCAAG ATTGTGGTGCCCCCACTACCTGGCAAAGCCCTCAAAAGGCAACTGCCCTTCCGGGGAGATGAAGGCATCTTTGAAGATTCCTTCATTGAGGAGCGGAGAGTTGGCTTGGAGCAGTTCATTAATAG AATTGCTGGTCACCCCTTGGCCCAGAATGAACGCTGCCTTCATATGTTTCTGCAAGATGAGAGCATTGACCGAAACTACATTCCTGGAAAAGTACGCCAGTAG
- the LOC121694044 gene encoding sorting nexin-12-like isoform X3: MSEPTVADTRRLNSKPQDLTDAYGPPSNFLEIDVYDPQTVGVGRNRFTTYEVRMRTNLPIFKTKDTCVRRRYSDFEWLKNELERDSKIVVPPLPGKALKRQLPFRGDEGIFEDSFIEERRVGLEQFINRIAGHPLAQNERCLHMFLQDESIDRNYIPGKV; encoded by the exons ATGTCTGAACCCACTGTTGCTGACACGCGCCGTTTAAATAGCAAACCCCAAGATCTTACCGATGCATATGGCCCCCCTAGCAACTTTCTTGAAATTGATGTCTATGATCCGCAGACTGTTGGAGTAGGCCGGAACCGTTTCACCACTTATGAAGTACGAATGCGG ACAAACCTGCCAATCTTCAAAACGAAGGACACTTGCGTCCGGAGGCGATACAGTGACTTTGAGTGGTTGAAGAATGAGCTTGAGAGAGATAGCAAG ATTGTGGTGCCCCCACTACCTGGCAAAGCCCTCAAAAGGCAACTGCCCTTCCGGGGAGATGAAGGCATCTTTGAAGATTCCTTCATTGAGGAGCGGAGAGTTGGCTTGGAGCAGTTCATTAATAG AATTGCTGGTCACCCCTTGGCCCAGAATGAACGCTGCCTTCATATGTTTCTGCAAGATGAGAGCATTGACCGAAACTACATTCCTGGAAAA GTGTGA
- the LOC121694044 gene encoding sorting nexin-12-like isoform X1: MSEPTVADTRRLNSKPQDLTDAYGPPSNFLEIDVYDPQTVGVGRNRFTTYEVRMRTNLPIFKTKDTCVRRRYSDFEWLKNELERDSKIVVPPLPGKALKRQLPFRGDEGIFEDSFIEERRVGLEQFINRIAGHPLAQNERCLHMFLQDESIDRNYIPGKFLISHVDVGK; this comes from the exons ATGTCTGAACCCACTGTTGCTGACACGCGCCGTTTAAATAGCAAACCCCAAGATCTTACCGATGCATATGGCCCCCCTAGCAACTTTCTTGAAATTGATGTCTATGATCCGCAGACTGTTGGAGTAGGCCGGAACCGTTTCACCACTTATGAAGTACGAATGCGG ACAAACCTGCCAATCTTCAAAACGAAGGACACTTGCGTCCGGAGGCGATACAGTGACTTTGAGTGGTTGAAGAATGAGCTTGAGAGAGATAGCAAG ATTGTGGTGCCCCCACTACCTGGCAAAGCCCTCAAAAGGCAACTGCCCTTCCGGGGAGATGAAGGCATCTTTGAAGATTCCTTCATTGAGGAGCGGAGAGTTGGCTTGGAGCAGTTCATTAATAG AATTGCTGGTCACCCCTTGGCCCAGAATGAACGCTGCCTTCATATGTTTCTGCAAGATGAGAGCATTGACCGAAACTACATTCCTGGAAAA TTTTTAATCAGCCATGTTGATGTGGGGAAATGA